In a genomic window of Wyeomyia smithii strain HCP4-BCI-WySm-NY-G18 chromosome 1, ASM2978416v1, whole genome shotgun sequence:
- the LOC129717172 gene encoding uncharacterized protein LOC129717172, giving the protein MKQFFATEEVSVEPKPGLSEEEERAQMILETTTKRVGERFETGLLWKQDNFTLPNSYPMALRRLECLERKMNRCPDLKENLHRQITEYQSKGYAHKATPAELTNADPRRIWYLPLGAVTNAKKPGKIRVIWDAAATVNGVSLNSVLLKGPDQLTSLPGVLFRFRRFEVAVSADIKEMFHQIRIREADKHSQRFLWRSTPTEKPEVYLMDVATFGSTCSPASAQYVKNLNAKNHSNQFPRATLAITDCHYVDDYLDSFKSSTEAQQVAKEVRLIHHNGGFVLRGWRSNNRHVLAELGEVGTAACKSLVSAYSELIERVLGLLWTPHTDELSFSTQMSTEVQMLLSSGCRPTKRQVLRCVMTLFDPLGLLAPFVINGKVLIQNLWRTGAEWDQKVDDVSFDLWRKWNQMIEFISTVRIPRCYFKQATAATYKDAQMHVFTDASEKAYACAVHIRVVTKNGKAECALLAAKAKVAPVKPKSIPRLELEGCELGTRLARHV; this is encoded by the coding sequence ATGAAGCAATTTTTTGCAACCGAGGAAGTCAGTGTGGAGCCTAAACCCGGTCTATCAGAAGAAGAAGAGCGAGCACAGATGATTTTGGAGACTACGACAAAACGTGTCGGGGAACGATTCGAAACAGGATTACTGTGGAAGCAAGACAACTTTACTCTACCGAATAGTTACCCTATGGCACTCCGTCGGCTTGAATGCCTTGAGAGGAAAATGAACCGCTGCCCAGATCTGAAGGAAAATCTCCATCGCCAAATTACAGAGTACCAGTCTAAGGGATATGCCCATAAGGCGACCCCAGCAGAACTGACAAATGCTGATCCGCGTAGAATCTGGTATCTTCCGTTgggcgcagtaacgaatgccaaGAAACCTGGTAAAATACGCGTCATTTGGGACGCAGCTGCCACAGTCAATGGCGTCTCATTGAATTCTGTATTACTAAAGGGTCCCGACCAGTTGACTTCGCTTCCCGGTGTTCTCTTTCGATTTCGACGGTTTGAAGTGGCTGTCAGTGCGGATATAAAAGAAATGTTCCACCAGATTCGCATTCGGGAGGCCGATAAACATTCACAGCGTTTTTTATGGCGCTCTACTCCGACAGAGAAACCTGAGGTCTATCTGATGGATGTGGCAACGTTCGGATCCACTTGCTCACCGGCATCGGCACAATACGTGAAAAATCTAAATGCGAAAAACCATTCTAACCAGTTCCCTCGGGCGACGCTCGCTATAACTGATTGCCATTATGTTGACGATTACCTGGACAGTTTTAAGAGCTCGACAGAGGCACAACAAGTGGCAAAGGAAGTGCGTCTGATACATCATAATGGAGGATTCGTTTTGCGTGGGTGGCGCTCGAATAACCGTCATGTGCTAGCAGAATTAGGGGAAGTTGGCACCGCGGCCTGCAAAAGTTTAGTTTCAGCGTATAGTGAACTAATCGAACGAGTCTTAGGGTTGCTTTGGACACCCCACACCGACGAGCTCAGCTTTTCTACGCAAATGAGCACTGAGGTACAGATGTTGCTCTCCAGTGGCTGTCGACCAACAAAGCGGCAGGTATTGAGATGTGTCATGACTCTGTTTGACCCATTAGGGCTGCTCGCTCCGTTTGTTATTAACGGTAAGGTGCTGATACAAAACCTCTGGCGAACCGGGGCAGAATGGGATCAGAAAGTTGACGATGTTTCCTTTGATCTTTGGCGGAAATGGAACCAGATGATCGAGTTCATCAGTACTGTACGAATACCCAGATGTTACTTTAAGCAAGCAACTGCAGCAACGTATAAAGATGCACAAATGCATGTGTTCACCGACGCCAGTGAGAAAGCCTACGCGTGCGCGGTTCATATCAGAGTTGTAACAAAAAACGGAAAGGCGGAGTGTGCTCTACTGGCAGCCAAAGCTAAAGTCGCTCCGGTGAAACCTAAGTCTATTCCTAGGCTTGAGCTTGAGGGCTGCGAACTAGGAACGCGGCTGGCGAGACACGTTTAG